From one Candoia aspera isolate rCanAsp1 chromosome 17, rCanAsp1.hap2, whole genome shotgun sequence genomic stretch:
- the KCNJ9 gene encoding G protein-activated inward rectifier potassium channel 3 isoform X2 — MAKENSAFSAGPEKAEKKRGRQRYVEKDGKCNVQHGNVRETYRYLTDIFTTLVDLKWRFSLLVFILAYAVTWLFFGLIWWFIAYCRGDLDHLGDDTWTPCVNNLNGFVSAFLFSIETETTIGYGHRVITDKCPEGIVLLLLQAILGSMVNAFMVGCMFVKISQPNKRAETLVFSSHAVISLRDDHLCLMFRVGDLRNSHIVEASIRAKLIKSKQTQEGEFIPLNQTDISVGFETGDDRLFLVSPLIISHEINEHSPFWEVSREQLQKDEFEIVVILEGMVEATGMTCQARSSYLVDEVLWGHRFMSVLTLEDGFYEVDYNSFHQTFEVPTPSCSARELAEAAARMDAHLYWSIPSRLDEKVEEGTEKGEEGDKERNGNLTSTTESESKV, encoded by the exons ATGGCCAAGGAGAACTCGGCTTTCTCTGCT GGCCCCGAGAAAGCCGAGAAGAAGCGAGGGCGCCAGCGCTACGTGGAGAAAGATGGGAAGTGCAACGTCCAGCACGGGAACGTGAGGGAGACCTACCGCTACCTCACCGACATCTTCACCACGCTGGTGGACCTGAAGTGGCGCTTCAGCCTGCTGGTCTTCATCCTGGCCTACGCCGTCACGTGGCTGTTCTTCGGCCTCATCTGGTGGTTCATTGCATACTGCCGGGGCGACCTGGACCATCTTGGGGACGACACCTGGACCCCCTGCGTCAACAACCTCAATGGCTTCGTCTCGGCCTTCCTCTTCTCCATCGAGACCGAGACCACCATCGGCTACGGGCACCGGGTCATCACCGACAAGTGTCCCGAGGGCATCGTCCTGCTCCTGCTGCAGGCCATCCTGGGCTCCATGGTCAATGCCTTCATGGTGGGCTGCATGTTCGTCAAGATCTCCCAGCCCAACAAGCGGGCAGAGACGCTGGTGTTTTCCTCCCATGCCGTCATCTCGCTGCGGGATGACCACCTGTGTCTCATGTTCCGGGTCGGGGACCTGCGCAACTCCCACATCGTGGAGGCCTCGATCCGGGCCAAGCTTATCAAGTCAAAGCAGACCCAGGAAGGGGAGTTTATCCCACTCAACCAGACGGACATCAGCGTGGGCTTTGAGACGGGCGATGACCGCCTCTTCCTCGTCTCCCCGCTGATCATCAGCCACGAGATCAACGAGCACAGCCCCTTCTGGGAGGTCTCCAGGGAGCAGCTGCAGAAGGACGAGTTTGAGATCGTGGTCATCCTGGAGGGGATGGTGGAGGCCACAG GTATGACGTGCCAAGCTCGGAGTTCTTACCTGGTGGATGAGGTCCTGTGGGGACACCGCTTCATGTCAGTCCTCACCTTGGAGGATGGATTTTATGAGGTGGATTACAACAGCTTCCACCAGACCTTCGAGGTGCCCACCCCCAGCTGCAGCGCCCGGGAGCTGGCGGAGGCTGCAGCTCGCATGGACGCCCACCTCTACTGGTCCATCCCCAGCCGGCTGGACGAGAAAGTGGAGGAGGGGACGGAGAAGGGAGAAGAGGGGGACAAGGAGAGGAACGGGAACCTCACCAGCACCACCGAGAGTGAGTCCAAGGTTTAA
- the KCNJ9 gene encoding G protein-activated inward rectifier potassium channel 3 isoform X1 → MAKENSAFSAVPKTPTSECKAPLPSHSVKSAALRRLGEGPEKAEKKRGRQRYVEKDGKCNVQHGNVRETYRYLTDIFTTLVDLKWRFSLLVFILAYAVTWLFFGLIWWFIAYCRGDLDHLGDDTWTPCVNNLNGFVSAFLFSIETETTIGYGHRVITDKCPEGIVLLLLQAILGSMVNAFMVGCMFVKISQPNKRAETLVFSSHAVISLRDDHLCLMFRVGDLRNSHIVEASIRAKLIKSKQTQEGEFIPLNQTDISVGFETGDDRLFLVSPLIISHEINEHSPFWEVSREQLQKDEFEIVVILEGMVEATGMTCQARSSYLVDEVLWGHRFMSVLTLEDGFYEVDYNSFHQTFEVPTPSCSARELAEAAARMDAHLYWSIPSRLDEKVEEGTEKGEEGDKERNGNLTSTTESESKV, encoded by the exons ATGGCCAAGGAGAACTCGGCTTTCTCTGCTGTGCCCAAGACCCCCACCTCCGAGTGcaaagcccccctcccctcccactcGGTCAAGTCAGCAGCCCTGCGGCGCCTGGGTGAGGGCCCCGAGAAAGCCGAGAAGAAGCGAGGGCGCCAGCGCTACGTGGAGAAAGATGGGAAGTGCAACGTCCAGCACGGGAACGTGAGGGAGACCTACCGCTACCTCACCGACATCTTCACCACGCTGGTGGACCTGAAGTGGCGCTTCAGCCTGCTGGTCTTCATCCTGGCCTACGCCGTCACGTGGCTGTTCTTCGGCCTCATCTGGTGGTTCATTGCATACTGCCGGGGCGACCTGGACCATCTTGGGGACGACACCTGGACCCCCTGCGTCAACAACCTCAATGGCTTCGTCTCGGCCTTCCTCTTCTCCATCGAGACCGAGACCACCATCGGCTACGGGCACCGGGTCATCACCGACAAGTGTCCCGAGGGCATCGTCCTGCTCCTGCTGCAGGCCATCCTGGGCTCCATGGTCAATGCCTTCATGGTGGGCTGCATGTTCGTCAAGATCTCCCAGCCCAACAAGCGGGCAGAGACGCTGGTGTTTTCCTCCCATGCCGTCATCTCGCTGCGGGATGACCACCTGTGTCTCATGTTCCGGGTCGGGGACCTGCGCAACTCCCACATCGTGGAGGCCTCGATCCGGGCCAAGCTTATCAAGTCAAAGCAGACCCAGGAAGGGGAGTTTATCCCACTCAACCAGACGGACATCAGCGTGGGCTTTGAGACGGGCGATGACCGCCTCTTCCTCGTCTCCCCGCTGATCATCAGCCACGAGATCAACGAGCACAGCCCCTTCTGGGAGGTCTCCAGGGAGCAGCTGCAGAAGGACGAGTTTGAGATCGTGGTCATCCTGGAGGGGATGGTGGAGGCCACAG GTATGACGTGCCAAGCTCGGAGTTCTTACCTGGTGGATGAGGTCCTGTGGGGACACCGCTTCATGTCAGTCCTCACCTTGGAGGATGGATTTTATGAGGTGGATTACAACAGCTTCCACCAGACCTTCGAGGTGCCCACCCCCAGCTGCAGCGCCCGGGAGCTGGCGGAGGCTGCAGCTCGCATGGACGCCCACCTCTACTGGTCCATCCCCAGCCGGCTGGACGAGAAAGTGGAGGAGGGGACGGAGAAGGGAGAAGAGGGGGACAAGGAGAGGAACGGGAACCTCACCAGCACCACCGAGAGTGAGTCCAAGGTTTAA